One stretch of Ostrinia nubilalis chromosome 11, ilOstNubi1.1, whole genome shotgun sequence DNA includes these proteins:
- the LOC135075857 gene encoding beta-secretase 1-like: MKLFYLFKIILWFCSIRAEEYNLSGDAGQAYSIDILMGHPKQKLRVIVDTGSTTLAIASYARRENDEYFHVDNSTTLDDSGKEVQAKYSQGNWIGHYVTDFVEIPSLKNIREVRSDFAIITKSHKFFVNGSGWQGLLGLAYEPVGAWGEHVIVGSWLDSLECDLGKSVSFELKLCGVQSTTNAIHYGKFSMIVDENIPNNTSPFRTPILHKRWYEIGVLAIGIRHPNETLNNSIAPDTFVSDNPNEEMCQKLNQQKSIVDSGTTDIRLPDEVYRELVHKLRQESQALNMLILDEFWYHGEAACWPEPQEWLALPWLQIDLLSDVADNQYFTLEIPPQNYMRVVTARNSSGDGGSVSQFCYKLGLEAGGVDTVLGYTAMEGLKVLFNRSGGWIGFDTSSCGPNARVSGPYTVPYSFIDSCKLTRSDSETAVSIKAAQWALCVISIVAGFVLIYLLAPAVRMCILRRRQSSAHSVSQDALVDQELS; encoded by the exons ATgaagctattttatttatttaaaatcattttGTGGTTTTGCTCGATTCGTGCGGAAGAATACAATTTATCCGGTGATGCCGGCCAAGCGTACTCAATAGATATTCTTATGGGACACCCTAAACAAAAG CTTCGAGTTATTGTTGATACTGGTAGTACAACGTTGGCTATAGCTTCTTACGCACGGCGTGAAAATGACGAATATTTTCATGTAGATAACTCTACAACATTGGACGACAGTGGCAAGGAG GTTCAGGCGAAGTATTCACAAGGCAATTGGATAGGACATTATGtgacagattttgttgaaataccatcattgaaaaatattcgagAAGTAAGATCAGATTTTGCAATTATAACAAAGAGTCACAAATTCTTTGTGAATGGATCAGGTTGGCAG GGTCTTCTCGGCTTGGCATACGAACCAGTAGGGGCGTGGGGAGAGCATGTGATAGTTGGATCTTGGTTGGACTCCCTTGAATGTGATTTGGGCAAAAGTGTCAGCTTTGAATTGAAATTGTGCGGAGTTCAAAGCACAACTAATGCTATTCACTATGGAAAGTTTTCTATGATAG TTGATGAGAATATACCAAATAACACATCTCCGTTCCGAACACCAATTCTCCACAAGCGATGGTATGAAATTGGCGTTCTTGCAATCGGCATCAGGCATCCAAATGAGACATTGAATAATTCAATCGCACCTGACACATTTGTTTCCGATAACCCCAATGAAGAAATGTGCCAGAAACTCAATCAGCAGAAAAGTATTGTTGATAGTGGTACTACAGACATTAGATTACCAGATGAAGTATACAGAGAG TTGGTGCACAAATTAAGGCAAGAGTCCCAGGCACTGAACATGCTAATATTAGATGAATTTTGGTATCATGGTGAG GCAGCTTGCTGGCCCGAGCCTCAAGAATGGTTAGCGCTGCCGTGGCTTCAAATAGACCTACTGAGCGATGTCGCTGATAACCAATACTTCACTTTGGAGATACCGCCTCAG AACTATATGCGAGTGGTGACCGCTCGCAACAGCAGCGGGGACGGCGGCTCGGTGTCTCAGTTCTGCTACAAGTTGGGGCTGGAGGCGGGAGGTGTGGATACAGTGCTCGGATATACTGCTATGGAGGGTCTGAAG GTACTCTTCAACAGATCAGGAGGTTGGATTGGCTTCGACACATCCTCCTGTGGGCCCAACGCTCGCGTATCAGGCCCGTACACCGTTCCATACTCCTTCATCGACTCTTGCAAGCTCACCAGATCGGATTCTGAGACAGCAGTCTCCATAAAAGCTGCACAATGGGCCCTATGTGTCATATCTATTGTAGCCGGGTTTGTACTGATATATCTTTTGGCACCAGCTGTCAGGATGTGCATATTGAGAAGGAGACAAAGCTCGGCGCATTCTGTATCGCAAGACGCGTTGGTTGATCAGGAATTGAGTTAA